The following proteins are co-located in the Chlorogloeopsis sp. ULAP01 genome:
- a CDS encoding BrnT family toxin: MEFEWNPDKADRNLKKHGVSFKEAATVFGDTLSLTFPDPDHSIGENRYVTIGLSRYGRLLVVSHTDRDERIRIISTREATRQERRFYEGE, from the coding sequence ATGGAATTTGAATGGAATCCTGATAAAGCAGACAGAAATTTGAAAAAACACGGTGTTTCATTCAAGGAAGCCGCTACAGTCTTCGGTGATACTTTATCATTAACCTTTCCAGATCCTGACCACTCGATAGGAGAGAACCGATACGTTACCATCGGATTATCCAGGTATGGTCGTTTGCTGGTAGTATCTCATACTGACCGAGATGAACGTATCCGGATCATAAGTACACGAGAAGCAACACGCCAAGAACGGAGGTTCTATGAAGGAGAATGA
- a CDS encoding Uma2 family endonuclease — translation MNVITPKRFTIDEYHRLIELGFLTEGDRIELIRGELIQMTAKVTPHTVCGSILCRQLDRLLGDSVVIRGQDPITLPNHSEPEPDVVIARGRDEDYLAHHPYPEDILLVIEISDTTVDYDQTTKLELYAEAGISDYWIVNLNSRQLEHYSQPYQNAQGEFNYLGKQISLPHQSVVIPGFEDVSLHLNRIFLTSE, via the coding sequence ATGAATGTTATCACCCCGAAGCGATTCACAATTGACGAATATCATAGGCTGATTGAACTCGGATTTTTGACGGAAGGCGATCGCATTGAATTAATTCGAGGAGAACTGATTCAGATGACTGCAAAGGTAACGCCTCATACCGTCTGCGGTTCTATTTTGTGCCGTCAACTGGATCGGCTTTTAGGGGATAGCGTAGTCATCCGTGGGCAAGATCCGATTACTCTTCCCAATCACAGCGAGCCTGAGCCGGATGTCGTGATTGCACGTGGGAGGGATGAAGATTATCTCGCTCATCATCCTTATCCCGAAGATATTTTGTTGGTAATCGAAATTTCGGACACTACTGTAGATTACGACCAAACCACAAAACTAGAATTGTACGCAGAAGCTGGAATTTCCGATTATTGGATTGTGAATTTAAATTCTCGCCAACTAGAGCATTACAGTCAGCCGTATCAAAATGCTCAAGGTGAGTTTAACTATCTGGGCAAACAAATTTCTCTCCCTCATCAATCAGTGGTTATTCCTGGGTTTGAAGATGTTTCATTGCACTTGAATCGGATTTTTCTAACAAGTGAGTAA
- a CDS encoding AGE family epimerase/isomerase: MEHNFKELAELYKNALLNNVLIFWEKHSLDWQQGGYFTCLDRQGKVYDTDKFIWLQNRQVWTFSMLCNQLEKRENWLKIASNGANFLAQHGRDLDGNWYFAITREGKPLVQPYNIFSDCFAAMAFSQYALACGEEWAKDVAMQAYNNVLRRKDNPKGKYNKTYSGTRPMKSLAVPMILANLTLEMEWLLPGETLEQVLAATVQEVMSDFLDSKRGLMYENVAPDGAHIDCFDGRLINPGHGIEAMWFIMDIARRKNDTKTINQAVEVVLNILNFSWDSEYGGLYYFMDADGHPPQQLEWDQKLWWVHLESLVALAMGYHLTGREACWEWYKKMHDYAWPHFADPEYGEWFGYLNRRGEVLLNLKGGKWKGCFHVPRALYLCWQQFEALSVKSR; encoded by the coding sequence ATGGAGCATAACTTTAAAGAACTCGCTGAACTTTACAAAAATGCGCTCCTCAACAACGTACTAATCTTTTGGGAAAAACACTCGCTCGACTGGCAGCAAGGCGGCTATTTTACCTGTCTTGATCGCCAAGGCAAAGTTTATGACACAGACAAATTTATCTGGTTGCAAAACCGCCAGGTGTGGACTTTTTCCATGCTTTGCAACCAGTTAGAAAAACGCGAAAATTGGCTGAAAATTGCGAGCAATGGTGCTAATTTTCTCGCCCAACATGGCAGAGATCTTGACGGTAACTGGTACTTTGCCATCACCCGTGAAGGCAAGCCATTAGTTCAGCCCTACAATATCTTTTCGGATTGCTTTGCAGCAATGGCATTTAGCCAGTACGCCCTTGCTTGTGGCGAAGAATGGGCAAAGGACGTGGCAATGCAAGCTTATAATAACGTTTTGCGCCGTAAGGACAACCCCAAGGGCAAATATAACAAAACTTATTCCGGTACGCGCCCGATGAAATCCTTGGCAGTGCCGATGATTCTAGCCAATTTAACTTTAGAAATGGAATGGTTGCTGCCGGGCGAAACTCTTGAGCAAGTTTTAGCTGCAACAGTTCAGGAAGTAATGAGCGATTTTCTCGATTCAAAACGGGGACTGATGTACGAAAACGTTGCCCCCGACGGTGCTCATATAGATTGTTTTGACGGGCGGCTAATTAACCCTGGACACGGCATCGAAGCAATGTGGTTTATTATGGACATTGCCCGCCGCAAAAACGATACCAAAACAATTAACCAAGCCGTTGAAGTGGTACTAAATATTCTCAATTTTTCTTGGGATAGTGAATATGGCGGATTGTATTACTTTATGGATGCAGACGGACATCCCCCCCAGCAACTGGAATGGGATCAAAAGTTATGGTGGGTACACTTAGAATCTTTAGTTGCATTAGCAATGGGCTATCACTTGACGGGGCGGGAAGCGTGTTGGGAATGGTATAAAAAGATGCACGATTATGCTTGGCCGCACTTTGCCGATCCAGAATACGGCGAGTGGTTTGGCTACCTCAATCGCCGTGGGGAAGTATTGTTAAATCTCAAAGGTGGCAAATGGAAAGGCTGCTTTCACGTGCCACGGGCGTTGTATCTTTGTTGGCAGCAGTTTGAGGCGTTGAGTGTAAAGTCAAGATAA
- a CDS encoding ABC transporter ATP-binding protein, giving the protein MKRTKNVLFYLVLIVVSSYLIACNRVRNSSSGNIAADTSDAANNSATTPNTTITPNTARTPGKFDTIPDTVNIPSGYPIDPPVDLEFPNMPPIAPGNQNIPGVSPNISDRAIVPGRAVPNQTSILPRMPTTPSQAYTTPNNQIIPRLPSSNINRASVPSRAIIPSQPSPPVSPGTPSQSSTNVARTPISSATTVPPRTSIPPVIPTTPSRAFTPPSRTIPSRQAYTTPKTPAARVQPKRASTTAKSTSSQEVQYSQQSISDANAVVRGLVVARREGKIKPYTRTWRQTQDAIILLRRGKTRQEAATKAKVPMSLLTQLIEQGNNQPTIASSLLASEVKPPEDTSIVTKSSPIQEVNYSQQSISDANAVVRGLVVARREGKIKPYTRTWRQTQDAIILLRRGKTRQEAATKAKVPMSLLTQLIEWGQNQPNIGSVMNLQNSQPLSEQVR; this is encoded by the coding sequence GTGAAAAGAACAAAAAATGTGCTATTTTATCTAGTACTTATTGTAGTATCTAGCTATTTAATAGCCTGTAATCGGGTTCGCAATAGTAGTAGTGGTAATATTGCTGCTGATACTAGTGATGCTGCTAACAATTCTGCAACCACTCCTAATACTACAATTACACCCAATACTGCAAGGACACCTGGCAAATTTGATACTATTCCAGATACCGTAAATATCCCAAGTGGATATCCTATAGATCCACCAGTTGACTTAGAATTTCCTAATATGCCGCCGATCGCTCCTGGTAATCAAAATATTCCAGGAGTATCTCCCAATATTAGCGATAGAGCGATCGTGCCTGGTAGGGCAGTTCCTAACCAAACTTCCATTCTTCCTAGAATGCCAACTACGCCGAGCCAGGCTTACACTACTCCCAACAATCAAATTATCCCGCGCCTACCTTCCAGTAACATTAATCGGGCAAGTGTACCTAGTAGGGCTATAATTCCTAGTCAGCCATCACCTCCTGTGTCGCCAGGCACACCCAGCCAGTCTTCCACTAATGTTGCTAGAACACCTATATCTAGTGCGACTACAGTTCCTCCAAGAACTTCAATTCCTCCCGTTATACCAACTACACCTAGCAGAGCTTTCACCCCACCCAGTAGAACTATTCCATCAAGACAGGCTTATACTACCCCCAAAACACCTGCTGCTAGGGTGCAACCAAAACGTGCTTCAACTACTGCTAAATCAACTTCAAGCCAAGAAGTTCAGTACTCGCAACAGTCGATTAGTGATGCTAATGCTGTTGTTCGTGGATTAGTGGTAGCAAGGCGTGAAGGTAAAATCAAGCCCTACACTAGAACGTGGAGACAAACTCAAGATGCAATTATTTTGTTGCGTCGAGGCAAAACCAGACAAGAAGCTGCCACCAAAGCTAAAGTTCCTATGTCTTTACTCACGCAATTAATTGAGCAGGGCAATAATCAACCAACCATTGCCTCTAGCTTACTTGCTTCTGAAGTTAAACCTCCAGAAGACACCTCAATTGTCACGAAATCATCGCCAATCCAAGAAGTTAATTACTCACAACAGTCGATTAGTGATGCTAATGCTGTTGTTCGTGGATTAGTGGTAGCAAGGCGTGAAGGTAAAATCAAGCCCTACACTAGAACGTGGAGACAAACTCAAGATGCAATTATTTTGTTGCGTCGAGGCAAAACCAGACAAGAAGCTGCCACCAAAGCTAAAGTTCCTATGTCTTTACTCACGCAGTTAATTGAGTGGGGACAGAATCAACCAAACATCGGCAGTGTCATGAATTTACAAAATTCTCAGCCCTTAAGTGAACAAGTGAGATAA